TCAGGAGAGGATGGACGTGCTCTCTCAGCACGACGGGATCTGGGCGTGTACGTTGGTCGGCGAGTGCTCGGAGGTCTGCCCCAAGGACGTGGATCCGGCCGGAGCCATCCAGCGCTACAAGGTTTCCGCCACCATGGACTTCTTCAAGTCTCTGCTCATGCCGGTGGGGTCAGGGTGAACCCCGAGTACCGGCCGTACCATCCCAAGTGGTACCGGAGCAAGGTTCCGATCTTCTGGTGGCTACACAAGCGATCGTATACGGCGTTCATCGGCCGCGAGCTGACGAGCGTATTCGTCGCCTACTCGGCCGTCCTGCTAGTGGTGCTCGTGCTCGCGTTGGATCGAGGAGAAGGCGCATATTTGGAAGTCATGGACTGGCTTTCGCGCCCCGCCGTCCTCGCGGCTCATGTGCTCGTGCTCTTCGTTGTGCTCTTCCACACGATTACCTGGCTCAACCTGGCCCCCATGGCGATCGTCGCGAAGATCGGAGGTCGGAGAGTGCCTGCCTCGGCTGTGCTGCTCGGCCATTACGCGGCGTGGGTCGTGTGCACTGGTTTCGTGGCCTGGGTCCTGATCTGGAGGTAGTGAATGCGGCGGTCCAGGGAGCCCATCATCTGGGCACTGTTCGGTGGTGGGGGGATGGCCTCGGCGCTCTTTCTTCCGGCGCTGATTCTGGTGCTGTTCATTGCCTTGCCCCTCGGGTGGGTAGAGGGAGCCGCCTTTGGGGATCTTCAAGCGCTGGTGAGACACCCGCTGACGCGGCTGGGCCTGTTGGTTTTTGTCTCGCTGTGCTGGTTCCACTGGGCGCACCGGTTCCGGTACACGCTCTACGACGGTCTTCAGCTCGGCCATCTCAACCAGCTCATCGCGGTGCTGACCTACGGGATCGCGACGGTGGGGACAGTCGTCGGCGCGTACCTGCTTTGGGGGGTTGGTTAGCAGCCGACGGGCTGCTAGGTCAGTTGGCGCCAGCGGCGCTCAGTCGCTCGCGTTCGGCCTCGATCCTGACGAGTGCCGCCCGACGGACCTCGTCGACCGCCGAGGCGAATTCCGGGTCGCCACGAACCGGGTCGAAAAGCTCCGAATCGAGGATTTTCGACTCAATACCTGTCGGTGAGAGTTCGAACGCCTCCCGGAGCCAGCGAGTCGCGTTCGGCGCGTCTCCAGCGAGGCCGTAGTAGCTGGCCAGGTCCTGCATGGCCACGTCGTCCAAGTGGTCGGGGTCACCCATGCCGCTCGACGTGAGCGCCGACTCGGCGGCCTGCACCAACTCGGCGGCTTCTGTCTCCCGCCCCGAAGTGAATAGGCAGAGCGCGTGAACGAGGTCGTACACACCGAGCTCGAGCTGCAAACACGCGCTGCCTTCGTGCGTGAGCGCGAGAGCCCTCGCTTCGAAGGAGGTGGCGAGTGCCAATTCAGGCTGGAGTCGGATCGCCTCGCGCGATTCTTCGATGACGACCTCGTAGTCGCCGAGCTGGAACGCGAGCGACGCGAGCGCTATGCGGCGGCCCGCCTGGACGGGGTCGAGGTCGCGGGCGCGACGCGCCTCCGCGTACGCCTCATCGGTGAGGCCACGCTGGGCCAGGACGCGGGAGGACCAGCTCGGGGCGTTGGGGTTGTTGGGTGCCAGCTCACTCGCTCGGTCGAAGTCGGCCTGAGCGGCATCGACGTCGGCTTCCACGAGGCCGGTGATGTATCCACGCGACGAATAGCCGTTGGCGAGTTCAGGATCGAGATCGATCGCCCGATCCGCTGAGACGAAGGCCATTGCGGCGAGGTCGTAGGGGGAGAACCCAATGTCGTATTTGTAGTACAGCGCCAAGGCGTACGTGGAGGAGAGCGCGGCGTGTGCGGGCGCGTACGTCTCTTCCAAGCGGATAGCTTCGTTAAACTGCGTAGCAGCACGACGCATTGCGGTGGGCGTTCGTCGGCCCAGCCACGAGTTCCCCTGGATGTATGCGGCCCGTCCTGGCCCATAGGCAACGTCCGCCGCTTCCAGACTCGAAGGCAGGCCGATACGAGCCAGAAATTGCTCCGATACGTCGTGCGCGATCGCCAGCTGCGCCGAGTCCAACTTCGCGGGGTCGACCCGATAGGCCGTGATGTCGTGAACGAAGCCGGCC
The genomic region above belongs to Gemmatimonadota bacterium and contains:
- a CDS encoding fumarate reductase subunit D; translated protein: MRRSREPIIWALFGGGGMASALFLPALILVLFIALPLGWVEGAAFGDLQALVRHPLTRLGLLVFVSLCWFHWAHRFRYTLYDGLQLGHLNQLIAVLTYGIATVGTVVGAYLLWGVG
- a CDS encoding fumarate reductase subunit C codes for the protein MNPEYRPYHPKWYRSKVPIFWWLHKRSYTAFIGRELTSVFVAYSAVLLVVLVLALDRGEGAYLEVMDWLSRPAVLAAHVLVLFVVLFHTITWLNLAPMAIVAKIGGRRVPASAVLLGHYAAWVVCTGFVAWVLIWR